Genomic DNA from Sphingobium sp. WTD-1:
CAGGGCCTTGAGTGCCATCAATCGTCTCCTTTGGTATCGACTGACGCAGGCGTGCGATCATCCGTTCACTGACAGGAGAACTCATCGGCAAGAAAAGGGTTCTGTCTCCAAAGGAGATGCCGCAATGACCGAGACCGCCCAGATGATCCACGAAGATGCGCTTCCCGGGCATGAAAGCAAACTCGAGCCAAAGCCCGAGTGGCAGCCTCGCTATAAGGGGGCTGAGCGTCTCAAGGACAAGGTTGCGATCATCACCGGCGCCGACAGTGGCATCGGGCGCGCCGTGGCGGCACTTTATGCCCGTGAAGGCGCTGACATCGCCATAGTCTATCTGCTCGAGGACGACGATGCCGCCGAAACGAAGCGGATCGTCGAGGCCGAAGGACGCAAGGCGATCACCATCCGCGGCGATATCGGCGAGAAGGATTTCAGCGAGGAGATCGTACGCAAGACGCTCGATGCATTCGGCAGGATCGACATTCTCGTCAACAATGCCGGCGAGCAGCATCCCGATGAGGACATCACGGACATAACCGAGGAACAGCTGCGCCGAACCTTCCAGACCAATATCTTTGGCATGTTCTTCCTGACGCAGGCCGCGCGCCCGCACCTCAAGCCGGGCGCGGCGATCGTCAACTGCACGAGCGTCACCATGTACCAGGGCAGCAAGGATCTGCTCGACTATAGCTCGACCAAGGGTGCGATCACGGCCTTTACTCGGTCATTGTCGGAAAATCTGGTCGGCGATGGCATTCGCGTGAATGCGGTCGCACCGGGCCCGATCTGGACCCCGCTCAACCCATGCGGCGGCGCAAAACCTGAGAAGCTGGAGCATTTTGGCGAGAGCACGCCCATGGGTCGGCCGGGCCAGCCCAATGAAGTCGCCCCGGCCTTCCTGTTTCTCGCCTGCGAGGATTCCAGCTACATGTCCGGGCAGGTGCTCCATCCAAATGGCGGGATCATTGTGAACGGCTAGATCGCTTCTGCCGCTCGACGGGACATAGCGCAAACCAACTGCCCGGCGACGGGAAAATCGAGCCCGGCCTGGCAAATGGGTACAGAAATTTCACCAGATGAAAGGAACTGAGATGACGGACCTGAGCCAAATCAAGGAGCATATGGAGATCATCGGCGCAGATGGCGTCCATATCGGCACTGTCGACAAGGTCGAGGGCGATCGGATCAAGATGACGAAAGCCGACAGCGGCTCGCACTCCGATCATCACCATTATTTTTCAGGAGGATTGGTGGCCGCTGTCGAAGGCAATCAGGTACGTCTGTCTGCAGCCGGATCGGCAGCCGTTCTGCTGGAAGAGGAGGAAGGTGGCGAGGCGCTCAGCGACAAGTCGTCATAAGCGCGAAAAAGTAGCCGGCCCTACGGGCCGGCCACTTCTGTCCGATCAATAGGGGTAGTCGACGCCGTAATGGCCATATACCTCTCGCCCGTAGTTGCGATCGAAAGCCGGCTCGCTGTCGCCTGCATAGCGGGGCGCCTGTTCCAGCACGCTCTTGTCGAGATTGACGACATAGCCTCCCTGATCGGTATCATAGGTCAGCACGTCCCAGGGTAGCGGATAATAATCGCTCCCCAGCCCGAACAGGCCGCCGAACTGAAGTACGGCATATTCCACCTTGCCCGAGCGCTTTTCGACCATGAAATTGTAGATAGAGCCGAGCTTTTCGCGCTGGGCGTTGTAGACGGTGGTGCCCTCAACCTTGTTCGAGGCGATTAGCCGATTGGTTTCGTCCGTGGCAATATCGGTCTGTGCCATGACATCTCTCCTTCCATGGGATGAATGATCAAGGCGAACGCGACAGAGGGAAAGGTGTATCCCGCCTCGTGATACCTGATCGTCGGACTGCCCGTAAAAGCTGCTCAACCGCTTCCCAGACTTCCTCGTCAATTGGCGTCGCCTGTAAAAAGCTTGCCGAAGGGTCTTCGAAAACTGGGAGAGCGAATTTCTCTCGACCGCGGTCCTACTCATACTTTCCCTATTCTTCCGCCAAGGTGAAGCACCAGTATCCAAGCAGATTGCCGCTCCAGATGCCCAAACCGGCGAGTGACGAGGCTGGCCGGCTGAAAACCTGCTACGCCTCTGAGAACCATTTTCGCGGGCGGACTGTAGTCCTCAGGATTTTCCCCGGCATCGCCCTGAAGGGCGCTCGGATCATCTGCCAGCCGGCTGTTCTTTTATCTCGGCCACCCTTCTCCCTTTTCGTGCGTTACGCATACTACGACCGAAACCAGGAGGTGATCGAATGCGCAAACGAGAGAAAGTAGCCGACCTCATTGCCGGTCAGAATGGACGCCAGCGCCGCAAACAGCTCTTTCGCTCGCTCGAGGATACCGCAGCTCGCGCCGTTGTCACCGCGACGGTGACTTTCGCGGTCGGTTGGGTGCTGAAGCGCATGTTCGAAAAATCGGTCAAGCAGGCGGCGAAAGAGGGCGCCCAGGACGGCGTCGACCAACAGGTCGCGCAAAATCCAGATCTCGCAAAAGCAGGCATTTCCGGCACCGCCGCGTCGCAGAGCACTGCAGATACTTGATGCCGGTACCGACAGGATGACCAAATGGCCCCGATCGTTTTATCGGGAGCACCGTCTTACTGTTGGGGAGCAACTAGACACCACAGGTATTTTGCTGGCGTTATTTCGGCTGCT
This window encodes:
- a CDS encoding SDR family oxidoreductase, producing the protein MTETAQMIHEDALPGHESKLEPKPEWQPRYKGAERLKDKVAIITGADSGIGRAVAALYAREGADIAIVYLLEDDDAAETKRIVEAEGRKAITIRGDIGEKDFSEEIVRKTLDAFGRIDILVNNAGEQHPDEDITDITEEQLRRTFQTNIFGMFFLTQAARPHLKPGAAIVNCTSVTMYQGSKDLLDYSSTKGAITAFTRSLSENLVGDGIRVNAVAPGPIWTPLNPCGGAKPEKLEHFGESTPMGRPGQPNEVAPAFLFLACEDSSYMSGQVLHPNGGIIVNG
- a CDS encoding DUF2171 domain-containing protein, encoding MTDLSQIKEHMEIIGADGVHIGTVDKVEGDRIKMTKADSGSHSDHHHYFSGGLVAAVEGNQVRLSAAGSAAVLLEEEEGGEALSDKSS
- a CDS encoding PRC-barrel domain-containing protein, producing MAQTDIATDETNRLIASNKVEGTTVYNAQREKLGSIYNFMVEKRSGKVEYAVLQFGGLFGLGSDYYPLPWDVLTYDTDQGGYVVNLDKSVLEQAPRYAGDSEPAFDRNYGREVYGHYGVDYPY